The Notolabrus celidotus isolate fNotCel1 chromosome 19, fNotCel1.pri, whole genome shotgun sequence DNA window ATACTGTTTCTAATCACAGGATTAAAATCTCCAGAGTTTTactaaaaaacatgaacaaaaaaaaaaaaacaacaaaaaggacTACCCCCCTTCTCCCAGAGTCTGGATCTGAACTCTGACCTCAGCGTGTAGTTCCCTGAGCGTCTCAGAGGAACATGGTCCTCCATGGTCCTCCCTCGTGTGACCTCTCTGAGAATAAGCTCAGTTTCTTATCATCCATCAGCAGttagagattaaaaacaaagcGGGTgagtcactgtgtgtttgtccaCAGCGTTATGTAAGACGTAATTACTatgacaacacaacaaactgGAACCAGCTCCTCGCTCTGCAGGCTCTCACTGATTCAGGTCTCAGTTTACAGATGAAGTCACGGGCAGGACAGGACAGATACAGAAGACCTGAGTCAAGCAGGAAACTACCACCTTCTGATCTCACACGAGACCAGGACCAGGCTCTGAATAAAGGTTCATGttctctgcagaaacatgaaGATAAACCTATTCACTGTGGATCTGTGAGGCAGGAGAGGGACATGTTCAGACTATCAGAGACCAGGATCAGGAGTCTGCAGTAAGACCAGTTGTTTAagatcctgcagagagaagtgACTCAGAGAAAAGCAGAAACAGGGAAACATCTTGTTTCCGGTCTCTCCCTGCCGTCAGGTCAGGATCCACATGCTGGAACCTGTGAtctccctgcagctgctgctcagCCCTCCCAGTCCTCCCAGTCTCCTCCTCAGTGGGAGGACTGGGCCGGCcgtggaggaggagggcggagggggggagaggctttctcaaagaggagaggaggggatggGGCGTCTCTGAGCTCACAGCTTCATTAGAGTCTCAGTgatggcagagaggaggaggatctgagtcCGGCTGAGCACTCCGTTAGAGAACATCAGGTGGAACTGCAGCCGACTGAAGGACTTCGATCTGACCGGACTCTGAGACTCAGAGAGACTCACTGCAGCCTGGACACTTCCTCTCAGGTCTCCTGTTTGATCTCAGGACGCAGGATGAAGACTAAGTGACACACAAAGGACGTGTGGACGGACTGAGAGCTGACTGGAGCCAGACTTacagagacggagacagagacagagacgctTGGTGAGTCAGATCATCGTTCACACACAGCTCCTGCAGCATCACTCAGAAAGTCTTTAAAGGGTTATCCCTCTCAGAGAAGAGAAACAAACCTGACCCGCTCTGAGGACAGAACTCTGCTCTCTGACTTCAGCGTCCTCAGAGTTTGAACGGTCAGATATTTTAGATTCCTCTCGGACCGTCCtgacatcctctctctcttcagttaTTAAAGTTTATTATTCTGCAGGTTAACAGACTCCGAGTGAAGCCTGAGGTTGCACAGGAAGAAGAACTTCCTCCTCTCATGCAAAGTTAAATTGAAGAGAAGTTGTATCTCTTAtctgatgatgaggatgatgaggatgaggattgTCCCTCTTCGTTCTGTGGTTTTATAACATGTCTCAGTGCAGATAGATCTCTTTACCCAGACTTTATATCAGGATGAAATACAAACTGATAAAGTGTTTGACTTCGGATTACATGACTCAGATCATCAGAGAGCAGCATGTAGAGAGTTTTACTGTAACATGATGAACAATGACAGAGTCTGAAGACAGGAACAGGTGGAGGAaagtttctcctgcagtttaaACATTAGAGCAAAGAAACGGCTGATCAGGTCCACATGGACTCGTTCAGGTTACATACTCTTAATCTGATCACTTTCTGCAGCAGGCCCGAGAACAGAGACTCTGTGATCAGACTGAAGAGGAGCTGCACAAACAGCTGACGTGTTTATGAGAGATGATTAGATACCTGATAATGTGAAACCTAAACCGCCCTGGTCTCAGTCTCAGAGAGGAACAGGTCTCTGTGTTTGAGAGTTTGGGTTGATGGATCAGGATCTGATGAGTCCGATCAGGGACTCTGAGGTTTTGTTAACCCTGTGTAGTCCatcctcagctctctctctctctgtagttggaggagagagagggattatGAAACCGTTGGCAGGACCGTGCATTAAGTCACGGGTggcagcatgtgtgtgcacgtgcggccttgtgtgtgtgtgtgtgtgtgtgtgtgtgtgtgtgtgtgtgtgtgtgtgtgtgtgtgtgtgtgtgtgtgtgtgtgtgtgcgtgtgtgtgtgtgtgcgcacgagACTAACAGTTAAAAAAGTCCACATGATGCTTTAATCCTCCTGAAGCTCAGAGGATGCTGGATGTGGTTAGTGTGTTTCTACAAcagcaacagacagacagacagacagacagacgcacacacgcacacacacacacacacacacacacacacacacacacacaggtcctcCACAGCAGGTTGAACAATCGGGTAGCTCAGAGAGGATTCTCCAGAGATTAAAGATGATCCAACAACAAACCACAGAGAGGAGTCACAGACTAAGTCGGAGACAGAGAGGACCAGCTCAGGTCCACACAGAGACTGTCAgtcagttgtttaactctctgaCTGAATCTGCTGAACATGGAGAGACGAGCGtctccccctcctcacccccACGGGTTAAAGAGCTCCACAGAGCCATCACCTCTCTGAGACCAGACCAGACGAGCCGCAGCCAGGAGCAACTGTTGCTACTgagcctggtgtgtgtgtgtgtgtgtgtgtgtgtagtgtgtagtgtgtgtgacaCCTTTTGCACGTGTATAACAGATGGTGATCTGAGTCTGAGCTGCTTTTATGAGGTCAGAGTTGAGAGCTCAATCCGACAGGTGACACTGCAGCTACACATTGACCTgcagcctgtttgtttgtgtgtgtgtgtgtgtgtgtgtgtgtgtgtgtgtgtgtgtgtgtgtgtgtgtgtgtgtgtgtgtgtgtgtgtgtgtgtgtgtgtgtgtgtgtgtgtgtgtgtgtgtgtgtgcgcgcgtccGTCCGCGTGCTCggtgcgtgcgtgtgtttgtgcgtgtgtttgtgttgtttcttgTTGTACCGGCTGTCAGACAGAAACATGATGTTTTCAGGATGACGTCATGTGTGGTTTTTTGCATTGATGACATCCTGTCCGGCTCCCTGATGCGGGGTCTGGGTGGTGGTTTTCGTGGTTGGAGGCCTGGTGGGGGTGGGGCTGGTGTTGGGGGGTGATTACAATGTGTGTGAGTAGAGAAATAGGAAATGAATTGTTGGTGTGATCAGAGTTGGGCGGGGGACAAACTCTGCAGAGCTTCAAACTGAAGTTTCTAAAAAGTGATGTCACATGTCGCAGGAAGAACTGTTTCCTGTTTACCGATGACATCATCAAATATCTGAGCGTGCGATTTAGCGATAGAAGAGTCTCACCATCCTTAAAGTTTACAGACAGTAAACTAAGACTAGTAAACTTAATGAATGTCTGTCTCAGAGGGACCCTGCTCGTctttaataaactttattacagTCAGAGTCTGACCGGCTGATGTGTTCCTGAGTCTGAAGTGTTGGTCATgttgaagaaaatattaaagatCACAGCGGGAGGACTGCGGGATCACAGCGGAAGTCTGCGGGATCACAGCAAAGACGTCTGCAGGATCACAGCAAAGACGTCTGCAGGATCAcagcgcgtgcgtgcgtgcgtgcgtgcgtgcgtgcgtgcgtgcgtgcgtgcgtgcgtgcgtgcgtgcgtgcgtgcgtgcgtgcgtgcgtgcgtgcgtgcgtgcctgcTTGTGGGGTGACCTttaatcattatcattatttttataaatattataataattattacgattattgttgttattattattgattatgaATCATCTTTTATTAAACTACTGTCCATCAATCTATCAGCTTCCTCACAGCTTCAGACTTTGAGAGCCAAAACGTTAAGATGGAACAAGTGTTAACATGACAGACTACCAGAGTCATAATGcaaatcatgtgtgtgtgtgtgtgtgtgtgtgtgtgtgtgtgtgtgtgtgtgtgtgtgtgtgtgtgtgtgtgtgtgtgtgtgtgtgtgtgtgtgtgtgtgtgtgtgtgtgtgtgtgtgtgtgtgtgtgtgtgtgtctgggtctATTTGAGTGTGTCGAATTGAATCAGTGCTGCGGAGAGCTCCAGGCTCAGCAGGAGATACAGGAGTGATATGAAGTCTCCTGATAAAAGAGCTCAACGCTCTGGACTCTTCAGGTCACTATGCTAACAATCTTAACTCTTTTAtctgtttcactgtaaacaattCCATAGAGGCTTAACTCTGGCCTCCTTCATGTGGATTCAGTAGCAGGTAGTTAAAACACTGTTAGCTGCAGACTGAGCGTGTGATGTTGTGAGTTAAagtcactctgcctttaaacacgCAGCAGGAGCAGAGACTGAGGCTCTAAATCTCAAGTATAAAAGACTAAATAACCGATCCTGCCGAGAGCTGAGCTCACTGAAGGTTTGTTGTGTTGGTAATAAATGTGATTTACAGTCTTCATAAAAAGCTCCACATCCTCAGAGCCCACTGCATGATGGGAAAACAGTGAGGTCCGCTCACGGCGAGCTCAGCCGCCGATCTGAGGCAACAGTTGGCAGCAGGACGGAGTAATGATGCAGGAACATGTGGAGATAACCGAGCGAGGGAGCGTCCTCTCGCTCGGTTACATTCCTGAGGAGTGAAACACTTCAGCCCGAACACAGACGACTCGAGATCCAAACATGATGTTACACAACGTGAGGGACGTCAGAACAGAGCGTGAGAGGACTTCTTAGTCatactttaataaagaagaCACATGGTTTCACTGAGCCAGGGTCACTGTGAGGACACGTTTACTCTAAGAGGCTGTCTTATCACAGAATCATCACTCTACATCTTCATCTCTGACTGAGTCATCACTCTACATCTTCATCTCTGACTGAATCATCACTCTACATCTTCATCTCTGACTGAATCATCACTCTACATCTTCATCTCTGACTGAGTCATCACTCTACATCTTCATCTCTGACTGAGTCATCACTCTACATCTTCATCTCTGACTGAGTCATCACTCTACATCTTCATCTCTGACTGAATCATCACTCTACATCTTCATCTCTGACTGAGTCATCACTCTACATCTTCATCTCTGACTGAATCATCACTGTACCTCTTCATCTCTGACAGAATCAGAGAGCTGATGAGATAATCTGGCAACACACCGAGTGAGGCTGACTGAGGAGAATCATTTTAAAGACGAGAGTATCaaactaaaaatataaacagacGTTCATCCtaataaaaccataaaacaaTCAGAGTCCTCAGTTTCCTGCTCTTCTTGTTGTCTGACCTCTGAGCGGATCAGGACAGAGTCAGTGAATACAGGATGTTTGTTTAAAGTCAACCTGAAGATTTTTCTTGTTctgtcactttaagaacaaaatcagtttaaagctcctgcggACCGTTAGGTGAGCGATGAGCAGAATGCTCATTTATACgacataaaaacacttcagtttCTTCATAACTGAAcgtctcctccttctcttccagATTCCACTTATTGTCGGTGCAGCAGGCCTGTACCATGAtcctccctgtgtttgtgttgttgctggtcctggttctgtctGGACCAGAGTCGTCTCTCCAGCAGGACGCTCAGGAAATGGGGACCAGCGATGACATCCTGGAGAGAGACTTTCTGTACGCGTCATCCCGTCAGAAACGAGCCGTGGACCACAGCGCGTCCCTCTCAGAGAAATGTTCGTACACCTTCATCGTCcctcagcagaagaacaccGGGGCCATCTGTGTGAACTCAAAGGAGCCCGAGGCCCTGCTGGAGAACCGTGTCAACAAGCAGGAGCTGGAGCTGCTGAACAGCGAGCTGCAGAAGCAGCGGCGGCAGATCGAAgtgctgcagcagctggtggAGGTGGACGGCGGCGTGGTGAACGAGGTGAAGCTGCTGCGCAAAGAGAGCCGCAACATGAACTCTAGGGTCACGCAGCTCTACATGCAGCTGCTGCACGAGATCATCCGCAAACGAGACAACGCCCTCGAGGGGGCGCAGCTCGAGACACGAGTCCTCAACCAGACCAACGAGATGGGACGACTCACCACGAGATATCGAGACCTTGAGCTCAAGTACCAACACCTGTCTGCGCTCGCCAACAATCAGAGCgccctcctgcagcagctggaggagtCCTGCAGGAGGGGGGGTGGGCCCACGTACAGGGGGGGGCAGACGTACGAGGGAGGACAGACGTACGGGGGAGGACAGACGTACGGGGGAGGACAACCTCATGAGGGGggacagacatacagaggagggggaggagggggaggagggggaggaggaggaggagcaggaggaggaggaggaggaggaggacactcCTTCAGCGGGGCGCAGCAGACGTACAGCCATGTGCAGGAGAGGAGCCGTCCCATACgtcctcagcctcctctgcaGATGCCTCCCCTCTCTCCGGGGGGGTACAGACCGTTCCACCCCCCCACGTACCCCCGTCACACC harbors:
- the LOC117831014 gene encoding angiopoietin-related protein 2-like is translated as MILPVFVLLLVLVLSGPESSLQQDAQEMGTSDDILERDFLYASSRQKRAVDHSASLSEKCSYTFIVPQQKNTGAICVNSKEPEALLENRVNKQELELLNSELQKQRRQIEVLQQLVEVDGGVVNEVKLLRKESRNMNSRVTQLYMQLLHEIIRKRDNALEGAQLETRVLNQTNEMGRLTTRYRDLELKYQHLSALANNQSALLQQLEESCRRGGGPTYRGGQTYEGGQTYGGGQTYGGGQPHEGGQTYRGGGGGGGGGGGGGAGGGGGGGGHSFSGAQQTYSHVQERSRPIRPQPPLQMPPLSPGGYRPFHPPTYPRHTPFTNEIQNDQNAKALPPPLPTMPSTVYSSTNEPSGPFRDCLEALENRYSTSGMFLLKPDTSNRLMQVWCDQRHDPGGWTVIQRRQDGSVNFFRNWETYKQGFGNIDGEYWLGLENIYWLTNQGTYKLLVTLEDWTGRKTFAEYASFRVEAESDFYRLRVGRYQGNAGDSLTWHNGKQFTTLDRDHDVYAGNCAHYQKGGWWYNACAHSNLNGVWYRGGHYKSRYQDGVYWAEYRGGSYSLKKVTMMIRPNGNTFQ